In Nicotiana tabacum cultivar K326 chromosome 17, ASM71507v2, whole genome shotgun sequence, one DNA window encodes the following:
- the LOC107782247 gene encoding small nuclear ribonucleoprotein SmD3b has translation MSRSLGIPVKLLHEATGHIVTVEMKSGEVYRGSMVECEDNWNCQLESITYTAKDGRVSQLEHVFIRGSKVRFMIIPDMLKNAPMFKRLEARIKGKGTSLGVGRGRAIAMRAKAQAAGGRGAAPGRGVVPPVRR, from the exons ATGAGTCGAAGCTTGGGCATACCGGTAAAGCTTCTACACGAAGCGACGGGGCATATAGTGACGGTAGAGATGAAGAGTGGAGAGGTGTACAGAGGAAGTATGGTGGAGTGCGAGGACAACTGGAATTGCCAACTCGAGAGCATCACTTACACTGCTAAA GATGGAAGGGTGTCACAACTAGAGCACGTTTTTATTAGAGGCAGCAAAGTCAG ATTCATGATAATTCCTGATATGCTTAAGAATGCTCCCATGTTCAAGCGGCTAGAAGCAAGAATCAAG GGCAAAGGTACATCACTTGGTGTTGGTCGGGGACGTGCTATTGCTATGCGAGCTAAA GCTCAAGCTGCTGGTGGTCGCGGAGCAGCACCTGGTCGAGGTGTTGTGCCACCTGTAAGAAGATAA
- the LOC107782249 gene encoding uncharacterized protein LOC107782249, producing the protein MELKKSNRVSWATGPNLCQVKHFLQEDCPSKVGRGSQHHLQLKPSLRPSFEGRHCLKQSKERLPYIPLAKWKCPPKFTLNESWCVVAGEESKEAEAQKHREKRVLEAVYPSRSAIPPNPSTSSDLDQFYDDNQTQVIPIIPIEEAAAVEVSSHSTPSQNISSKLLDPCLPNSSSSSISIDTTQKLPASGKSFPQALSTSKDLRIPPSNSPFCVRLPVNGQSAPYLSRCQNLNRTEQRQVSPKPPANHNPVTQFPSTCENPKIPQHHAEVLAKSLANHNPATQCHSAFENLNAAQCKNQISPKPPANGICVPQYQSNTENLSVPPRKTQPCSNPPANEKSILEKIPHGFKGDLMVAVAAAVAALAKSQEQGSLIDTDFLIKLLSNPEQIQKLMNKHGVATNPETGAASGSKPIVPSSSTPRSTADSLDKQIAGNENRKSVADSTVFSRSLEVRNANEQRGTAVMFRPVDLLVPLPRTKPDKVINKPINEYQAPHAGSGPKPMAKSVPLAVSKPETSMKSKLVNEQRTSAHVGTADIRGSKPLVHPTSDLNLEKIKKLINEYGAPDNIGGKPFVNSELVPSLVSSRAKCPIAMQPELQIKSYSSNTGHTSSFSSMSSPAPLHKDINYYKSLIKQHGENREYVDQEILQNINPYGNTQGPESFNNLKQNQACLNFQKHCVFFNTPKGCLNGTTCPFLHDMSKQWRSGGMLEAPAPKRMKLGGELTGRT; encoded by the exons AtggaattgaagaaatcaaacaGGGTTTCGTGGGCTACTGGACCTAATCTTTGTCAG GTAAAACATTTCCTACAAGAGGATTGCCCATCAAAAGTCGGTAGGGGATCTCAACATCATCTTCAGTTGAAGCCATCACTTAGACCATCATTTGAAGGAAGACATTGTCTGAAGCAATCAAAAGAGAGGCTTCCTTACATACCTCTGGCTAAATGGAAGTGCCCTCCCAAG TTTACTTTGAATGAGAGTTGGTGTGTGGTTGCTGGTGAAGAAAGTAAAGAAGCAGAGGCTCAGAAGCATAGGGAAAAGAGAGTGCTTGAGGCGGTTTATCCTTCTCGGTCTGCAATTCCTCCCAA TCCTTCCACCTCGTCGGATCTGGACCAATTTTATGATGATAACCAAACTCAAGTGATTCCAATAATTCCCATCGAAGAAGCAGCAGCTGTAGAAGTTTCGTCCCATTCAACACCATCCCAAAACATCAGCAGCAAATTGCTAGACCCATGCCTACCTAACAGTTCATCATCATCTATCAGTATAGATACTACTCAAAAGCTACCTGCTAGTGGAAAATCGTTTCCCCAGGCTTTGTCAACCTCCAAAGATCTCAGGATACCTCCGAGTAACTCTCCTTTTTGTGTTAGACTGCCTGTTAACGGTCAATCTGCTCCATATCTTTCAAGATGTCAAAATCTGAACAGAACTGAGCAACGTCAAGTTTCTCCTAAGCCACCTGCTAATCACAACCCTGTCACCCAGTTTCCATCCACATGTGAAAATCCCAAGATTCCTCAGCACCATGCTGAAGTTTTGGCAAAGTCCCTTGCTAACCACAACCCTGCTACCCAGTGTCATTCAGCATTTGAAAACCTGAACGCAGCTCAGTGCAAAAATCAAATTTCTCCAAAGCCACCTGCTAATGGCATCTGTGTGCCCCAATATCAATCAAATACTGAAAATCTGAGTGTCCCTCCGCGCAAAACTCAACCTTGTTCAAATCCACCTGCTAATGAAAAATCTATCCTTGAGAAGATTCCACATGGTTTTAAGGGTGATTTGATGGTTGCTGTAGCCGCAGCTGTAGCTGCACTTGCAAAAAGTCAAGAGCAGGGTAGTCTGATTGATACTGACTTCTTGATTAAGCTTCTTAGCAACCCAGAACAGATACAGAAACTGATGAACAAACACGGCGTGGCTACCAATCCTGAAACTGGTGCTGCATCTGGCTCAAAACCTATTGTTCCTTCTAGTAGCACCCCAAGGTCAACAGCTGATTCTCTGGATAAGCAGATAGCTGGTAATGAAAATCGCAAATCTGTTGCTGATTCAACCGTCTTTTCTCGGTCACTGGAGGTAAGAAATGCTAATGAACAAAGAGGAACTGCTGTCATGTTTAGGCCAGTGGATCTACTGGTTCCCTTGCCTAGGACAAAACCTGATAAGGTAATTAACAAGCCCATTAATGAATACCAAGCTCCCCATGCAGGATCTGGACCAAAGCCAATGGCAAAATCTGTGCCCTTGGCGGTCTCTAAACCTGAAACATCCATGAAAAGTAAATTGGTTAATGAACAAAGGACCTCTGCTCATGTAGGAACTGCAGACATTAGAGGGAGTAAACCATTAGTTCACCCAACTTCAGACCTAAATTTGGAAAAGATTAAGAAACTGATTAATGAATATGGAGCACCTGATAATATAGGAGGGAAGCCCTTCGTCAATTCTGAGTTAGTTCCTTCACTGGTTTCCTCGAGGGCAAAATGTCCTATTGCTATGCAGCCTGAGCTGCAAATAAAGTCGTATTCATCAAATACTGGCCACACATCCTCTTTCTCCTCAATGAGTAGTCCTGCCCCTCTACACAAGGATATCAATTACTACAAATCTCTGATCAAGCAGCATGGAGAAAATCGTGAATATGTGGATCAAGAAATCTTACAAAATATCAATCCTTATGGCAATACGCAAGGACCAGAATCGTTTAACAACCTAAAACAAAACCAGGCCTGCCTGAATTTTCAGAAGCATTGCGTTTTCTTCAACACACCAAAGGGATGCCTAAATGGCACCACTTGTCCCTTCCTACACGATATGTCCAAACAATGGAGGTCTGGGGGGATGTTGGAAGCTCCGGCTCCAAAGAGAATGAAGCTAGGTGGGGAACTTACTGGTAGGACATGA
- the LOC107782248 gene encoding peptide methionine sulfoxide reductase A5 — protein sequence MKVDKSNSSFLSPLLCITIILLALNPVVSIRFPDRIPEVPKDPSNQPLQTAVFALGSFWRSEAAFGCLNGVVRTSVGYAGGSKPNPEYRSLGDNAECVQVEYDPEVIGFRQLLEVFWSNHDSRQVFGQGPDVGNQYRSIIFTSGTEESRLAAVSKEREQSKSKSSIVTTQIQQLEAFHPAEPEHQKFELKRNPFLL from the exons ATGAAAGTCGATAAGAGCAATTCCTCCTTTTTATCCCCACTTCTTTGTATAACAATCATTCTATTGGCATTGAATCcagttgtgagcatcagattcccAGATCGGATCCCTGAGGTTCCAAAGGATCCTTCTAATCAGCCATTGCAAACAGCAGTTTTCGCTCTTGGAAGCTTCTGGAGGTCGGAAGCTGCATTTGGCTGCCTCAACGGCGTCGTTAGAACCTCCGTCGGTTATGCTGGTGGTTCTAAACCCAATCCCGAGTACAGAAGTTTGGGCGATAACGCTGAATGTGTTCAG GTCGAATATGATCCCGAAGTAATTGGTTTTAGACAACTATTGGAGGTCTTCTGGTCTAATCACGATTCTAGGCAAGTCTTTGGGCAAGGTCCTGATGTGGGTAACCAGTACAG GTCTATTATTTTCACAAGCGGCACTGAGGAGTCCAGATTGGCTGCTGTTAGCAAGGAAAGAGAACAATCAAAGTCAAAGAGCAGCATTGTAACCACTCAAATTCAACAGCTCGAAGCTTTTCATCCTGCTGAGCCTGAACATCAG AAATTTGAGCTTAAGCGGAATCCATTCCTACTATAG